A window of Vibrio ishigakensis contains these coding sequences:
- a CDS encoding cation:proton antiporter encodes MDLEHIYKVVGILAIIVFFYTLVAKRIENSSISGPIVYVILGLALGSHGFGLVGADAEANDLRLLADITLALILFSDAAHSNLSVLKAKASYPTRMLSLGLPGAILLGFAGAALLFPQLSLIEAGILGTMLAATDAALGKAVITNEKVPAEVREGLNVESGLNDGLCVPILLVLIAMGSSAHAEVSGSHALMLVAEELGIGLVVGLGFAFIGAKLLTLSAQKEWLSEVWVQLTVATLALASFGVAQTLHGSGYIAAFSGGLLFGHLHEKHTHKLVLTTESIAELFAMLTWILFGAAVVSQVFDLFDGTIILYAAISLTLVRMLPIYLSFLGTDVPNAQRLFMGWFGPRGLASIVFAVIVIEAGLPGGKFIALVVTCTVFMSLVLHGITAKPLANRIGK; translated from the coding sequence ATGGATTTAGAACATATCTACAAGGTGGTGGGCATCCTCGCCATCATCGTCTTCTTCTATACCCTAGTAGCAAAAAGAATCGAAAACTCGTCCATTTCTGGGCCCATCGTGTATGTGATTCTTGGATTGGCCCTAGGTTCCCACGGATTTGGATTAGTTGGCGCAGATGCCGAGGCCAATGATCTGCGTCTTCTTGCTGATATCACCCTAGCCCTGATCCTTTTCTCCGATGCCGCTCACTCAAATCTAAGCGTTCTCAAGGCCAAGGCAAGCTACCCAACCCGAATGCTAAGCCTTGGTCTTCCGGGCGCTATCTTGCTCGGCTTTGCCGGTGCTGCCCTGCTCTTCCCCCAGCTAAGTCTTATCGAGGCCGGTATTCTCGGCACCATGCTAGCAGCCACCGACGCAGCACTTGGAAAAGCGGTCATTACCAATGAAAAGGTGCCAGCGGAGGTGCGTGAGGGGCTGAATGTTGAGAGTGGCCTTAACGACGGTCTATGCGTACCTATCTTACTCGTGCTTATCGCTATGGGCTCTAGCGCTCATGCAGAAGTCTCAGGCTCCCATGCCCTGATGCTGGTAGCCGAAGAACTCGGCATTGGTTTAGTGGTTGGCCTTGGGTTTGCGTTTATCGGTGCAAAACTTCTAACTCTGAGTGCTCAAAAAGAGTGGCTCAGCGAGGTGTGGGTTCAACTGACAGTAGCTACCTTAGCTCTAGCAAGTTTCGGCGTCGCTCAGACCCTACACGGCAGTGGCTATATCGCAGCATTTAGTGGCGGCTTACTCTTTGGGCATCTGCATGAAAAACACACCCACAAGCTAGTGCTCACCACAGAAAGTATCGCTGAGCTGTTCGCCATGCTGACCTGGATCCTGTTTGGCGCAGCAGTGGTAAGCCAAGTGTTCGACCTATTTGACGGCACCATCATCTTGTACGCCGCCATCAGCTTGACCCTAGTGCGTATGCTCCCTATCTACCTGTCATTCTTGGGCACCGATGTACCAAACGCACAGCGTCTATTCATGGGCTGGTTTGGCCCAAGGGGACTGGCAAGCATAGTGTTTGCGGTAATCGTAATAGAGGCGGGACTTCCCGGAGGCAAATTCATCGCCCTAGTGGTCACCTGCACCGTATTTATGAGCCTAGTTCTGCACGGGATCACCGCCAAGCCACTGGCCAATCGAATCGGCAAATAG
- a CDS encoding DUF3320 domain-containing protein produces MNISQIKDVFDKSRQELLDMGLRGNTLLSLGKGAKVLEIVDERSSQVYETLVHKHKPMKFLPAPNELEDDDTALTLSDLTSHLENNSGGKRHQDNALQTQLFTRALDTRLLKIHSEALTFVQEQGMDILYIATGFLKWYEDQNSYKARYAPLVLIPVELFRGEAGEAFKLNYTEAELGTNLTLASKLKMDFGIELPIFDEDQEEFELEHYFAEVEKAISRESRWEVARDKIALSFFSFGKFQMYQDLSEEAWPEGKKPSQNAIVEKLFGGGFESDSKLLSETPMDVNKAEAIQLVLDSDSSQTEAVLAAKSGANLVIQGPPGTGKSQTITNIISQALADDKKILFVAEKMAALDVVKRRLDNCNIGDAVLELHSHKANKKSVLSSLEATLLQASPVTPQRSEDIEQLVALRARLDAYTKAVNTPVAETGVTYQVALGHAMQSEEKLDGLDKSILPKVTEPVANWTHSQYTKSLGHVQELVDYLSEHGAPIHNLYHSTKLTEFSPAKHSQATNLAKELINSQQGLVESVAELNQQAELANEVKCYQSALTVLDSLEHIANKPELMGIDVSKELWLERGEQILEQARVGAKLQGSKSELEQEFAPQAFEHDWTLARGVFATTGKKWWRFLSGDFRRCKATFAGLRKNGLSGDVDEWLSSIDAIQTLKSEQNNFIDSAQQAVRVIGENFRNHNTDWQGLLAPLEWIHATYQGIASKSLDANLVCYLERQEFTVSQEQLTSLNNQIERRDEALAQLASELALEAIAFSESISSLETLDALESDLDNLYELVRFNRISEKLSIQGLDAWAVMARAWDDKPELLATAFIYRYHSQLVSEVYEKELAIKEFDRVEHEKSIERFRSIDKQLFSFAQEELVEDLYKRLPNPSARGEVETLRREFNKKRRHLPIRRLLNSSGRAIQQIKPVFMMSPMSIATYLEPGSIEFDLVIFDEASQVKVADGLGAILRGKQVIVVGDTKQMPPTNFFGRQFTLDGEEAELSLTADIESILGMFLASGTPERMLKWHYRSRHESLIAVSNQEFYDNKLMIFPSSGINPNAKGLSFNHLPDTTYDRGGSRTNAGEATAVAEAVMEHAKHSPNQTLGVVAFSTAQRDAILLEVERLRKENPDLEHFFAEHPEGEDFFVKNLENVQGDERDTIYISIGYGKTPEGRLSMSFGPLNSEGGERRLNVLITRSRLSMQVFSNFKAEEMPTTGETPFGVRALKHFLHYADSKELIRPTETGKEPDSPFEEEAISTIRGLGYEVQPQVGCAGFYIDIAVRDPSKPGRYMLAVECDGATYHSSKSARDRDRIRQGVLEGLGWRFHRIWSTDWFRSRHKESERLKEALLEAKAFYKNFDEEAFVAKESKAKPQAQIERVEVEYDQGAASYQAIDISELSLRSGKTIPDVPTHQLASDIHKIVEAEGPIHVKHLGIRLLSAVGATRSGARISRAILQATAIAEQNRWVKLDGEFLLSPSKEISVRGRQELSANERKFDFIFDGEIGKAAIETVEETYSIAKDELVKSIAEVLGFSSTSKAMKLRIEAVLEELEARSELSVSGGVYRAQA; encoded by the coding sequence ATGAATATTTCTCAGATAAAAGATGTTTTTGATAAGAGTCGCCAAGAGCTGCTCGATATGGGACTAAGAGGGAATACCTTGCTTAGTCTAGGTAAGGGCGCTAAGGTGCTCGAGATTGTGGATGAGCGCTCGTCTCAGGTCTATGAGACCTTGGTGCACAAGCACAAACCAATGAAGTTTTTGCCTGCGCCGAATGAGCTTGAGGACGATGATACAGCCCTTACCCTTAGTGACCTTACTTCGCATCTAGAGAACAATTCTGGTGGCAAGCGTCATCAAGATAACGCCTTGCAGACTCAGTTGTTTACAAGGGCGCTCGATACTCGCCTTCTGAAGATACACTCTGAGGCGCTGACCTTTGTGCAAGAGCAGGGGATGGATATCCTATATATCGCTACCGGCTTCTTGAAATGGTACGAAGACCAAAACTCATATAAGGCACGCTATGCGCCGCTAGTGTTGATTCCAGTTGAGCTCTTCCGAGGTGAAGCGGGAGAGGCGTTTAAGCTGAATTACACAGAGGCGGAGCTGGGCACTAATCTGACCTTGGCTTCAAAGCTGAAGATGGATTTTGGTATCGAGCTTCCTATCTTCGATGAGGATCAAGAAGAGTTCGAACTTGAGCATTACTTTGCTGAGGTGGAAAAAGCTATTTCTCGCGAGTCTCGTTGGGAGGTTGCGCGAGATAAGATAGCACTGAGCTTCTTCTCTTTTGGTAAGTTTCAGATGTACCAAGACCTATCTGAGGAGGCTTGGCCTGAGGGCAAGAAACCGTCACAAAATGCCATAGTAGAGAAACTATTTGGTGGCGGCTTTGAGTCCGACTCTAAGCTCTTGTCTGAAACGCCGATGGATGTGAACAAAGCCGAAGCCATACAACTGGTTCTGGACTCAGACTCGAGCCAAACCGAAGCGGTATTGGCGGCTAAATCTGGCGCTAATCTAGTTATCCAAGGCCCTCCAGGTACGGGTAAGTCCCAGACCATCACCAATATCATTTCTCAGGCTCTGGCGGATGATAAGAAGATCCTGTTTGTGGCTGAGAAAATGGCGGCGTTGGATGTGGTTAAGCGCCGCTTAGATAACTGCAATATCGGTGATGCGGTGCTTGAGCTTCACTCCCATAAGGCAAACAAGAAATCGGTACTTTCTTCATTAGAAGCCACTTTACTACAAGCCTCGCCAGTGACTCCGCAGCGCTCAGAAGATATCGAGCAGTTGGTGGCGCTTCGGGCGCGTCTCGATGCCTATACCAAGGCGGTGAATACCCCAGTGGCTGAGACAGGCGTGACCTATCAGGTGGCTCTAGGGCATGCGATGCAGAGCGAAGAAAAGCTAGATGGTCTGGATAAGAGCATCCTGCCCAAGGTGACCGAGCCGGTGGCGAATTGGACTCATAGCCAATACACCAAGAGCTTGGGACATGTGCAAGAGCTGGTGGATTACCTGAGCGAGCATGGCGCACCTATCCATAACCTGTATCACAGCACCAAGCTGACCGAGTTTTCTCCTGCTAAACATTCCCAGGCGACCAACCTTGCTAAGGAACTAATTAATAGTCAGCAGGGTTTGGTTGAAAGCGTGGCTGAGCTCAACCAACAAGCTGAGCTTGCCAATGAGGTGAAATGTTATCAATCAGCGCTGACGGTGCTCGATTCATTAGAGCATATCGCTAACAAGCCTGAGCTGATGGGCATAGATGTGTCTAAAGAGCTTTGGCTTGAGCGAGGTGAGCAGATCCTTGAGCAAGCAAGGGTGGGCGCTAAGCTTCAAGGAAGTAAGAGTGAGCTAGAACAAGAGTTTGCACCTCAGGCATTTGAGCACGATTGGACCCTAGCACGTGGCGTGTTCGCCACTACGGGCAAGAAATGGTGGCGCTTTCTCTCAGGTGACTTTAGACGCTGTAAGGCAACCTTTGCCGGTCTTAGAAAAAATGGCTTATCTGGCGATGTAGATGAATGGCTCTCTTCAATCGATGCTATTCAAACACTCAAATCAGAGCAGAATAACTTTATTGACTCGGCGCAGCAGGCAGTCAGGGTAATTGGTGAAAACTTTAGAAATCATAATACTGATTGGCAGGGGCTGCTTGCCCCTCTTGAATGGATTCATGCCACCTACCAAGGCATTGCATCTAAAAGCCTAGATGCCAACTTGGTGTGCTATCTAGAGCGCCAAGAGTTTACGGTTAGTCAAGAGCAGTTAACCTCTTTAAATAATCAGATTGAGCGAAGGGATGAAGCACTAGCGCAACTTGCAAGTGAGCTTGCATTGGAGGCTATCGCTTTCTCTGAATCTATCTCATCCCTTGAAACTCTAGATGCACTGGAGTCTGATCTCGATAACCTTTACGAGTTGGTGCGCTTTAACCGCATCAGCGAAAAGCTCAGCATTCAAGGCTTGGACGCATGGGCTGTGATGGCGCGCGCCTGGGATGACAAGCCAGAGCTTTTGGCTACCGCTTTCATCTATCGCTATCACTCACAACTGGTGAGTGAGGTGTATGAGAAAGAGCTAGCGATCAAAGAGTTTGACCGCGTTGAGCATGAAAAGAGCATCGAGCGCTTTAGAAGTATCGACAAGCAGCTGTTTAGCTTTGCGCAAGAGGAGCTGGTGGAAGATCTCTATAAAAGACTGCCAAATCCGAGCGCTCGCGGTGAGGTCGAAACTTTGAGGCGAGAATTCAATAAAAAGCGTAGGCATCTACCGATCCGCAGGCTTCTCAATAGCTCAGGTCGCGCCATTCAGCAGATCAAGCCAGTGTTTATGATGAGCCCTATGTCTATCGCTACCTATCTGGAGCCAGGCAGTATCGAGTTCGACTTGGTCATCTTCGATGAGGCCTCGCAGGTTAAGGTGGCTGATGGTTTGGGCGCTATCCTTCGCGGTAAGCAGGTTATCGTGGTGGGCGATACCAAGCAGATGCCACCGACCAACTTCTTCGGTCGACAGTTTACCCTTGACGGTGAAGAGGCCGAGCTGAGTCTAACTGCGGATATAGAGAGTATTCTGGGCATGTTCTTAGCTTCTGGCACCCCAGAGCGAATGTTGAAGTGGCACTATCGTAGCCGTCATGAGTCTCTGATTGCTGTGTCGAACCAAGAGTTCTACGACAACAAGCTGATGATATTCCCATCATCGGGCATCAATCCAAATGCTAAAGGACTTAGCTTTAATCATCTTCCGGATACCACCTATGACAGGGGTGGCTCAAGAACCAATGCCGGAGAGGCAACCGCAGTTGCTGAGGCGGTGATGGAGCATGCCAAGCATTCACCAAACCAAACCTTAGGCGTGGTGGCTTTTAGTACCGCGCAGCGCGATGCCATCTTGCTTGAGGTGGAGCGTCTGCGTAAGGAAAACCCAGATTTAGAGCATTTCTTTGCTGAGCATCCTGAGGGTGAGGACTTCTTCGTCAAGAACCTTGAGAACGTGCAGGGTGATGAGCGAGATACTATCTATATCAGTATCGGCTATGGCAAGACTCCAGAAGGGCGTCTGTCGATGAGTTTTGGACCGCTCAACTCAGAAGGAGGCGAGCGCCGCCTAAACGTATTGATCACTCGTTCACGCCTTAGTATGCAGGTGTTTAGTAACTTCAAAGCTGAAGAGATGCCAACCACGGGTGAAACGCCATTTGGTGTGCGTGCGTTGAAGCACTTCCTCCACTACGCCGACTCTAAAGAGCTGATTCGTCCAACTGAGACAGGTAAGGAGCCGGATTCTCCATTTGAAGAAGAAGCGATCTCGACCATTCGCGGTTTAGGTTATGAGGTTCAGCCACAGGTGGGGTGTGCAGGCTTCTATATTGATATCGCTGTGCGTGACCCAAGCAAACCGGGTCGTTATATGCTCGCGGTAGAGTGTGATGGTGCAACCTATCACAGTTCTAAGAGTGCGCGAGACCGTGACCGTATTCGCCAAGGGGTATTGGAAGGACTGGGCTGGCGATTCCATCGCATCTGGAGTACTGATTGGTTCCGCTCTCGTCATAAAGAGAGCGAGCGATTAAAAGAAGCGCTGCTAGAAGCCAAGGCATTCTACAAAAACTTCGATGAAGAAGCCTTTGTTGCAAAAGAGAGTAAAGCCAAGCCACAAGCGCAGATTGAGCGAGTAGAGGTGGAGTACGACCAAGGGGCTGCTTCGTATCAGGCGATTGATATTAGTGAATTGAGCCTTCGCTCCGGCAAGACTATCCCTGATGTTCCTACCCATCAGTTGGCCTCAGATATTCATAAAATCGTTGAGGCTGAAGGGCCTATCCATGTTAAGCATCTGGGTATTCGCTTGCTGTCGGCAGTGGGCGCAACCCGCTCTGGGGCGCGTATCAGCCGTGCAATTCTGCAGGCTACCGCGATCGCCGAGCAAAACCGCTGGGTGAAATTGGACGGTGAATTTCTGCTTTCGCCGAGTAAAGAGATCAGCGTTCGAGGACGTCAGGAGCTGTCGGCTAACGAGCGCAAGTTCGACTTTATCTTTGATGGCGAGATTGGCAAGGCGGCTATTGAAACCGTGGAAGAGACCTATTCTATTGCCAAGGATGAGTTAGTGAAATCCATCGCTGAGGTACTGGGCTTCTCGTCAACCAGCAAGGCGATGAAGCTGCGCATTGAGGCTGTGCTCGAAGAGCTAGAAGCTCGCAGCGAGCTGTCAGTGTCTGGTGGGGTGTATCGAGCTCAAGCTTGA
- a CDS encoding DUF3332 domain-containing protein: MKKLCLKAIGFIAVAASLSGCIGSNAVTGHVMKFNLEVVDNRYARGGVNMLLAPVYGLSVAVDSLVFNSIEFWTGKNPLNGKPHIFDTKVNTMYNMNDSLDPSLTDAPIEPISQRQVESSTFESIDENTMEMKVTYTNGDTAVVTGVRDGENVSYYYNGELVSETTISQLEELSESKA; this comes from the coding sequence ATGAAAAAGTTATGCTTGAAAGCTATTGGTTTTATCGCAGTTGCAGCTTCTCTGTCTGGTTGTATCGGTAGCAACGCCGTTACTGGTCACGTAATGAAGTTCAACCTTGAGGTAGTGGACAACCGCTATGCTCGTGGTGGCGTAAACATGCTTCTTGCTCCTGTATACGGTCTATCTGTTGCGGTGGACAGCCTAGTATTCAACTCAATCGAATTCTGGACGGGTAAAAACCCACTAAACGGTAAGCCACACATCTTTGATACCAAAGTGAACACCATGTACAACATGAACGATTCACTAGACCCATCTCTAACTGATGCGCCAATCGAGCCGATCTCTCAGCGTCAGGTAGAGAGCAGCACCTTTGAATCTATCGATGAAAACACAATGGAAATGAAGGTAACCTACACGAACGGTGACACTGCAGTAGTAACCGGCGTTCGTGACGGTGAGAACGTATCTTACTACTACAACGGTGAGCTGGTTTCTGAAACGACTATCTCTCAGCTAGAAGAGCTATCAGAGTCTAAGGCTTAA
- a CDS encoding LysR family transcriptional regulator: protein MKADDLVLFSQVVELGSFSKAAEQNSLTNSVVSKRIARLEEELGVQLLYRTTRKLTLTEAGRALSLGARNVKQATQEAMDAISGFGEKIEGHIKMSVPTISGDLLLADAAAEFCNLHPGLTIDMSMDNRFVDLLEDGFDLVIRTGYLDDSSLIARHIVDSQWVVCASPGYLTKNPRPRFPSDLTEHNCLQYAYQTTGASDWEFKGEQGNYIVKVAGSFSTDTATALRKAALGGRGIAYVPRCLVYEDLKEGTLLDIFPDQVAKVLGIYAVYPYSRQPPQKVKLLIEHIRNRYMEIKHCF, encoded by the coding sequence ATGAAAGCAGATGACCTAGTGCTCTTTTCTCAGGTGGTAGAGCTTGGGAGCTTTAGTAAAGCGGCAGAGCAAAATAGCCTTACAAATTCAGTGGTTAGCAAGCGTATTGCCCGATTAGAAGAGGAGTTAGGGGTACAACTTTTGTATCGAACGACTAGAAAGTTGACCCTGACAGAGGCGGGAAGGGCGCTCTCCCTAGGAGCAAGAAATGTGAAGCAAGCCACGCAAGAGGCGATGGATGCTATCTCAGGTTTCGGTGAAAAGATTGAGGGGCACATCAAGATGTCGGTGCCGACCATATCGGGCGACCTGCTTCTTGCGGATGCAGCGGCTGAATTCTGTAATCTGCATCCCGGCCTTACCATAGATATGTCGATGGATAATCGTTTTGTTGACTTGCTCGAAGATGGATTCGATCTTGTAATACGCACCGGCTATCTAGATGATTCCAGCCTGATTGCTCGGCATATTGTCGATTCCCAATGGGTGGTTTGCGCCTCTCCTGGCTACCTTACAAAGAATCCACGTCCAAGGTTTCCTAGTGATCTCACCGAGCACAACTGCCTGCAATATGCTTATCAAACCACCGGGGCTAGCGATTGGGAGTTTAAGGGCGAGCAGGGCAACTATATCGTTAAGGTTGCGGGTTCATTTTCTACCGACACCGCTACCGCTCTGCGTAAGGCGGCCCTTGGAGGAAGGGGTATTGCCTATGTTCCACGATGCCTAGTTTATGAGGACTTAAAAGAGGGCACCTTGCTAGATATTTTTCCCGACCAAGTGGCTAAGGTGCTTGGAATCTATGCTGTTTATCCCTATTCGAGACAACCCCCGCAAAAGGTCAAACTGCTTATCGAGCATATTCGTAACCGCTATATGGAAATCAAACACTGCTTCTAG
- a CDS encoding PhoX family protein encodes MSDDQDSQFTQMVNARLSRRQFLVGATAAGVGAFLAVNPITKAIAATSGPLLNFEPISASTSDEFLVPKGYKAEPLISWGDPIFVDAPEFAQDGKQNSAAQAMQFGDNTDGMSLFPISKDRAVLAINNEYTNYEYLFAHQGKSMTADDVKKAQAAHGVTVVEIVKKNGQWVVDKSGERNRRITANTEMMLTGPAAGHALLKTQADASGTKVLGTFNNCANGETPWGTYLTCEENFHGYFGTEGKVELDADSARYGLKAKETRYQWHRFDERFDLAKNPQEPNRHGWVVEIDPNDPSSTPLKRTALGRFKHENAALHINKDGQVVVYLGDDERGEHLYKFISKNRYQPGNDSANRNLLEEGTLYVAKFSMKENELKGSGEWIELTFGKNGLTKENGFNDQAEVMIFARRAATQVGATTMDRPEWVAVHPQGQHVFCTLTNNKNRGVKENQPVGGPNPRAENHYGQIVRWIPTDGNHASNSFEWDLYLIAGNPSVHKDSLYGGSDNITAENMFNSPDGIGFDKAGRLWIQTDGNYSNKGDFAGQGNNQMLCGDPMTGEVKRFATGPVACEITGLAFSADQTAMFVGVQHPGEGGAPSHFPQGGSTKPRSTVMIVTREDGGIVGA; translated from the coding sequence ATGAGTGACGACCAAGATTCGCAATTCACGCAGATGGTTAATGCACGTTTGTCTCGTCGTCAGTTTTTGGTAGGCGCCACTGCTGCGGGTGTTGGCGCATTTTTAGCGGTAAATCCAATTACCAAGGCCATTGCAGCAACGTCAGGTCCGCTTTTAAACTTTGAGCCGATTTCAGCCTCTACCTCAGATGAGTTTCTGGTGCCAAAAGGCTACAAGGCTGAACCTTTGATCTCTTGGGGCGACCCTATCTTTGTTGACGCACCTGAGTTTGCCCAAGATGGCAAACAGAACTCAGCCGCTCAGGCGATGCAGTTCGGTGATAATACTGATGGCATGAGCCTGTTCCCTATTAGCAAAGACAGAGCCGTTCTAGCTATCAACAACGAATACACCAACTACGAATACCTCTTTGCTCATCAAGGCAAGTCCATGACTGCCGATGATGTGAAGAAGGCGCAAGCCGCGCATGGTGTGACGGTTGTTGAGATAGTGAAAAAGAACGGTCAGTGGGTAGTAGATAAGTCGGGTGAGCGAAACCGTCGTATCACGGCTAACACTGAAATGATGCTGACCGGCCCTGCAGCAGGACATGCTCTGTTGAAGACCCAAGCCGATGCCAGTGGCACTAAGGTTTTAGGCACCTTTAATAACTGCGCTAACGGTGAAACCCCTTGGGGGACTTACCTAACCTGTGAAGAGAACTTTCATGGCTATTTTGGCACCGAAGGCAAGGTAGAGCTGGATGCTGACTCGGCTCGATACGGCTTGAAGGCTAAAGAGACCCGTTACCAGTGGCACAGATTTGATGAGCGCTTTGATCTAGCGAAGAACCCACAAGAGCCAAACCGCCATGGTTGGGTGGTTGAGATTGACCCTAATGATCCGAGTTCAACACCACTTAAACGCACCGCACTTGGTCGTTTCAAGCATGAAAATGCCGCGCTACACATCAACAAAGATGGCCAGGTAGTGGTTTATCTAGGTGATGATGAGCGTGGCGAGCACCTATATAAATTCATCTCGAAGAATCGCTACCAGCCAGGCAATGACAGCGCTAACCGTAACCTGCTCGAAGAGGGTACCTTGTATGTGGCCAAGTTCAGCATGAAAGAAAATGAGTTGAAAGGCAGCGGGGAATGGATTGAACTGACCTTTGGTAAGAACGGCTTAACCAAAGAAAACGGCTTTAATGACCAAGCAGAGGTGATGATCTTTGCTCGCCGCGCAGCCACACAAGTGGGTGCAACCACTATGGATAGACCGGAGTGGGTAGCGGTTCATCCGCAAGGACAACACGTTTTCTGCACCTTGACCAACAATAAGAATCGCGGTGTTAAAGAGAACCAACCGGTAGGCGGCCCTAACCCTCGTGCGGAAAATCATTACGGACAGATTGTTCGCTGGATACCAACCGATGGTAACCATGCAAGTAACAGCTTTGAATGGGACCTTTACTTGATTGCAGGCAATCCGAGCGTACACAAAGATAGCCTGTATGGCGGAAGCGATAACATCACCGCTGAGAATATGTTTAATAGCCCAGATGGAATTGGTTTTGATAAGGCAGGGCGCTTGTGGATCCAGACCGATGGCAATTATTCCAACAAGGGAGACTTTGCTGGTCAGGGTAACAATCAGATGCTGTGTGGCGACCCTATGACAGGTGAGGTGAAGCGTTTTGCCACAGGTCCTGTAGCCTGTGAGATAACCGGGCTTGCATTCTCAGCAGATCAAACCGCTATGTTTGTGGGGGTTCAGCATCCGGGAGAGGGCGGTGCACCATCACACTTCCCTCAAGGTGGAAGCACTAAACCGCGCTCCACGGTAATGATAGTAACCCGTGAAGATGGCGGCATTGTTGGCGCTTAA
- a CDS encoding BamA/TamA family outer membrane protein, with amino-acid sequence MNRHALLALACVSSFPTFASFEDPVDGRFDIGEHLAENAYGFLPIPIIITEPAVGYGGGVAGLFMHETEDERKARKAAALTSFDGGAQLVPSAMSVLGALGTENGTWFVFGGHRHSWKNDAIRYEGGAGFGVVNLDLFKQISLGPLEPFEFGFGTTTKAGAILQKVQFRVADTPLMLGVKQVAAISTIESDNKVVDWFMDALLGEQAVTSGLGLVVDYDTRDNIFYPTRGYRIEADYMVYDEAIGSDYNYRNLNLDGQAFIPLANKWTLGLAGNYQNFEQGDGFVSPTAKPYVDIRGVSAFRYQGDEIGSLQAQITYDIDHRWKVSGFYGAGRAIETDDIHKDIGAGGVGFRYQIARRYGLHLGMDYALSRDETAVYFNVGSGF; translated from the coding sequence ATGAACCGCCACGCCTTACTCGCTTTAGCTTGTGTTTCGAGCTTTCCTACTTTTGCCTCTTTTGAAGACCCAGTCGATGGTCGCTTCGATATTGGAGAGCATCTTGCCGAAAATGCTTACGGCTTTTTGCCTATCCCAATCATCATTACCGAACCGGCTGTGGGATACGGTGGCGGGGTAGCTGGCCTGTTTATGCATGAAACTGAAGACGAGCGAAAAGCGCGCAAGGCCGCAGCCCTTACCTCATTTGATGGCGGTGCTCAATTGGTGCCGTCTGCTATGTCGGTGTTGGGCGCTCTTGGCACAGAAAATGGCACCTGGTTCGTGTTTGGTGGTCACCGTCATTCATGGAAAAACGATGCGATTCGCTACGAGGGTGGTGCGGGCTTTGGTGTGGTTAATCTGGACTTGTTTAAGCAGATATCGCTCGGTCCTTTGGAGCCGTTTGAGTTTGGTTTTGGCACTACCACTAAGGCTGGGGCTATTTTGCAGAAGGTACAGTTTCGAGTAGCGGATACTCCCTTGATGTTAGGGGTTAAACAGGTTGCGGCCATCTCGACTATCGAATCGGACAATAAGGTGGTGGACTGGTTTATGGATGCCTTGCTAGGAGAGCAAGCGGTGACATCGGGCTTAGGTCTAGTGGTGGATTACGATACCCGAGACAATATCTTTTATCCGACTAGAGGCTATCGCATCGAGGCGGACTACATGGTGTATGACGAGGCCATCGGCAGTGACTATAACTATCGCAACCTGAATCTAGATGGTCAGGCGTTTATACCTTTGGCCAACAAATGGACATTAGGGCTTGCAGGTAACTACCAGAACTTTGAGCAGGGTGATGGCTTTGTTTCTCCAACCGCAAAACCGTATGTGGATATTCGCGGTGTTTCGGCGTTTCGCTATCAGGGTGATGAGATAGGCAGTTTGCAGGCTCAAATAACCTACGACATAGATCATAGATGGAAGGTGTCAGGATTCTACGGTGCGGGCCGCGCAATAGAGACCGATGATATCCACAAAGACATTGGCGCTGGTGGTGTGGGTTTTCGTTACCAAATAGCCCGTCGTTATGGTTTACACCTTGGAATGGACTATGCGCTCAGCCGTGATGAGACTGCGGTTTACTTCAATGTGGGTAGCGGGTTCTAG